The following proteins are co-located in the Apium graveolens cultivar Ventura chromosome 5, ASM990537v1, whole genome shotgun sequence genome:
- the LOC141723537 gene encoding reticulon-like protein B13 yields the protein MTTEFESQPPLTPPHTEAEVVSKHRDDGPVSDKVVTNKTSSSTVRDVLEWRRIDLSLLVLAVATVFYVVLQVYQFNFIPLVSYAAIFIFSSAFIWGNLLRLFGKEGPVISGLEIPEESIRGITYSMKVTGEETVRWMFRVGVEKEWLVFAGSVTALYLLAVVGTHVDFLTFLYTGTVAGMTAPLVYKRYGHVIKEHCWRAREQGNRVYAMVDDKVIRKIKDKTVGHQQTKQHKTE from the exons ATGACTACTGAGTTTGAATCACAGCCACCTTTAACACCACCACATACTGAAGCTGAAGTGGTTTCTAAACACAGAGATGATGGTCCAGTAAGTGACAAGGTGGTGACAAATAAGACATCTAGTAGTACTGTTCGAGATGTGTTGGAGTGGAGGAGGATAGATTTAAGTCTGCTGGTTTTAGCGGTGGCGACTGTATTTTATGTTGTGCTTCAAGTTTATCAGTTTAATTTCATCCCTCTCGTTTCTTATGCTGCTATCTTCATCTTCTCTTCCGCCTTCATCTGGGGAAATCTCCTCAGGCTTTTCGGAAA AGAGGGTCCGGTTATATCAGGACTGGAGATACCGGAGGAATCAATCAGGGGGATTACGTATTCGATGAAGGTAACCGGAGAGGAGACGGTGAGATGGATGTTTCGTGTAGGCGTGGAGAAAGAGTGGCTTGTGTTTGCGGGGAGTGTGACTGCTCTCTATTTGCTTGCTGTTGTTGGAACTCATGTTGATTTCCTTACTTTCCTTTACACTG GAACTGTTGCGGGGATGACTGCACCACTGGTTTACAAGCGGTATGGACATGTGATTAAGGAGCATTGTTGGAGGGCGAGGGAGCAGGGAAATCGCGTTTACGCGATGGTTGATGACAAGGTTATAAGGAAGATCAAGGATAAAACTGTTGGACATCAACAAACTAAACAACACAAGACGGAGTAG
- the LOC141662024 gene encoding serine/threonine-protein kinase SAPK10 isoform X2, translating to MDRAAITTPGMDMPIMHDSDRYDLVKDIGSGNFGIARLMRDKQTKELVAVKYIERGDKVILTPTHLAIVMEYASGGELFERICNAGRFREDEARFFFQQLISGVSYCHAMQICHRDLKLENTLLDGSVAPRLKICDFGYSKSSVLHSQPKSTVGTPAYIAPEVLLRQEYDGKTADVWSCGVTLYVMLVGAYPFEDPDEPKDFRKTIQRILNVQYCIPENIELSPECRHLISRIFVADPAMRISMPEIRSHVWFLKNLPADLMDDKMISNQFEEPEQPMQSIDVIMQIISEATVPPPGLYDVEMDDYLDDLDSDPDSLDIDSSGEIIYAL from the exons ATGGATCGGGCAGCGATTACAACACCGGGTATGGATATGCCGATTATGCACGACAGTGATAGATACGACTTGGTTAAAGATATCGGGTCGGGTAATTTTGGGATTGCGAGGCTTATGAGAGATAAACAAACCAAAGAGTTAGTTGCTGTTAAGTACATCGAAAGAGGCGATAAG GTCATATTGACCCCAACTCATTTGGCTATTGTCATGGAGTATGCATCTGGAGGAGAGCTTTTTGAGAGAATCTGCAATGCTGGTCGATTTAGAGAGGACGAG GCTCGCTTTTTCTTTCAACAGCTTATATCTGGAGTCAGCTATTGTCATGCGATG CAAATATGTCATCGGGACTTAAAGCTTGAGAACACCTTGTTGGATGGAAGCGTGGCTCCTCGTCTCAAGATATGTGATTTTGGGTATTCCAAG TCTTCTGTTCTACATTCACAACCAAAATCAACAGTGGGAACCCCTGCGTACATTGCTCCTGAAGTATTACTAAGACAAGAATATGATGGCAAG ACTGCTGATGTATGGTCATGTGGAGTGACATTGTATGTTATGCTGGTTGGGGCCTATCCATTTGAGGACCCTGATGAACCCAAAGACTTCCGAAAGACAATACAG CGAATATTGAATGTCCAGTACTGCATTCCAGAGAACATTGAATTATCGCCCGAGTGTCGTCACCTGATTTCCAGAATCTTTGTTGCAGACCCTGCAATG AGAATAAGCATGCCTGAAATCAGGAGCCATGTGTGGTTTTTGAAGAACCTCCCTGCAGATCTTATGGATGATAAGATGATAAGCAACCAGTTTGAGGAGCCTGAGCAACCCATGCAGAGCATTGATGTGATCATGCAGATAATCTCCGAGGCAACTGTACCACCTCCTGGCTTGTATGATGTGGAAATGGATGATTACTTGGATGACTTAGACTCTGATCCTGATAGCCTTGATATTGATAGCAGTGGAGAAATCATATATGCACTTTGA
- the LOC141662024 gene encoding serine/threonine-protein kinase SAPK10 isoform X1 → MDRAAITTPGMDMPIMHDSDRYDLVKDIGSGNFGIARLMRDKQTKELVAVKYIERGDKIDENVQREIINHRSLRHPNIVRFKEVILTPTHLAIVMEYASGGELFERICNAGRFREDEARFFFQQLISGVSYCHAMQICHRDLKLENTLLDGSVAPRLKICDFGYSKSSVLHSQPKSTVGTPAYIAPEVLLRQEYDGKTADVWSCGVTLYVMLVGAYPFEDPDEPKDFRKTIQRILNVQYCIPENIELSPECRHLISRIFVADPAMRISMPEIRSHVWFLKNLPADLMDDKMISNQFEEPEQPMQSIDVIMQIISEATVPPPGLYDVEMDDYLDDLDSDPDSLDIDSSGEIIYAL, encoded by the exons ATGGATCGGGCAGCGATTACAACACCGGGTATGGATATGCCGATTATGCACGACAGTGATAGATACGACTTGGTTAAAGATATCGGGTCGGGTAATTTTGGGATTGCGAGGCTTATGAGAGATAAACAAACCAAAGAGTTAGTTGCTGTTAAGTACATCGAAAGAGGCGATAAG ATAGATGAAAATGTTCAGAGGGAAATTATCAATCATAGGTCTCTCAGGCATCCTAACATTGTTAGGTTTAAAGAG GTCATATTGACCCCAACTCATTTGGCTATTGTCATGGAGTATGCATCTGGAGGAGAGCTTTTTGAGAGAATCTGCAATGCTGGTCGATTTAGAGAGGACGAG GCTCGCTTTTTCTTTCAACAGCTTATATCTGGAGTCAGCTATTGTCATGCGATG CAAATATGTCATCGGGACTTAAAGCTTGAGAACACCTTGTTGGATGGAAGCGTGGCTCCTCGTCTCAAGATATGTGATTTTGGGTATTCCAAG TCTTCTGTTCTACATTCACAACCAAAATCAACAGTGGGAACCCCTGCGTACATTGCTCCTGAAGTATTACTAAGACAAGAATATGATGGCAAG ACTGCTGATGTATGGTCATGTGGAGTGACATTGTATGTTATGCTGGTTGGGGCCTATCCATTTGAGGACCCTGATGAACCCAAAGACTTCCGAAAGACAATACAG CGAATATTGAATGTCCAGTACTGCATTCCAGAGAACATTGAATTATCGCCCGAGTGTCGTCACCTGATTTCCAGAATCTTTGTTGCAGACCCTGCAATG AGAATAAGCATGCCTGAAATCAGGAGCCATGTGTGGTTTTTGAAGAACCTCCCTGCAGATCTTATGGATGATAAGATGATAAGCAACCAGTTTGAGGAGCCTGAGCAACCCATGCAGAGCATTGATGTGATCATGCAGATAATCTCCGAGGCAACTGTACCACCTCCTGGCTTGTATGATGTGGAAATGGATGATTACTTGGATGACTTAGACTCTGATCCTGATAGCCTTGATATTGATAGCAGTGGAGAAATCATATATGCACTTTGA